Below is a genomic region from Estrella lausannensis.
CAGTAAACCCGACGATCTTAAAATTGACATACCTGTCGACCAGCTGAAAAGCGAGATCGAAAAGCAATTTAAAGATGCGGGTATCGATCCTGCCGGCAGAAGCGAAAGCGGCAAGCCCCCGCTGCCCTTCTTCCAAGTTCTAGTGATCATTTACAACATCCCGGAAGGATATGCTTTTTCTGTAGATGGCCGTCTTTTTGAAGAAGTGCACTTGACCCGAGCTAAGCTGAGCGAAGGCGTGTTCATGCAGGCTATCACCTGGAATTCAGACAGTATTCAAGTCGCATCGACACAGAAGATCCAGGATCAACTTCAGGAAAGCATTGCGGATGTGACGAAGAGCTTTATTGAAAGATATAAGTTTTTTAAGGAATTGAAAAATAAATAGCGATTTCTTTATTTGTTAAATGAAAATCCCCGGTAAACTTTGTTTTCTGGGGATTTTTTTATACCGAAACAACTTGAAGAATTGGTCTTTGGCTTCGTCGGGTTTACTTAAGAATTTTCGTTCTCACTCGCGCCTTGCCTCTCGGCAATGGTCGCTCGCTCTGGACAAAAATTCTTAAGGCCCTCCTGGCCAAATTTCCAATTCTTCAAGTTGATTCGGTATAGAGAGCCTGTCGTACTAAAAAGTTTGAGTCGATTTTTCGGGAATTTTTGCTTCCTTTTCTGGTAGACTCTTCCTTAAGCCCTTTACCACTTCATCTCGTGCTGCTTGAGTCGGCAAAGTAAGATCACTTTAAGGGTGGAAAGTTTTTTAATTATCATGTTTTGTTGATGACGCACCATCTTTCCGTATCGGATAGCAATCAAAGCAGGCTGGCTGTAAGGACGCGCTTTACTTATTTGGCCATACGAGCTTTAGATACCCCGCTTTGGGCAATTTACAATATGCTTCTCATCATATTGTACAAGGACATGCACGCCACCCCGTTCCAGCTTGCCGTTTTAGTGTCGCTAAAACCTCTGACATCGATTGCCTCTTTTTATTTTACCCATTTGATGACAAGGCTCAGGTTGACGCAGACGATTTTGGTAGCAAGATTCGCCGGAATCGCCCTTTTTCTCCTGTTCCCGTTTGTAGAAAGTGTTGGGTTTATCTTGGCAGCCTACGGTCTTTACATGGCGATGGCGGTAGGAACAGTTCCAGCCTGGCTGGAGCTGATGAAAAATAATTTAGGTGAGGCGGAGCAGAAGCAAACGTTTGCCTTTGGCTCATCGCTCGGATATCTCGGGGGAGCGGTTCTCCCGTTTGTGTTTGCCTTTTTTCTCGATCACTATCAGTACAGCTGGAAATGGATATTTTTTGGGGCCTCCCTCCTCTCGCTGACTTCGACCTTTCTCGTCCTCCGAATCACCACCACTAACGACAAGGTCATTCCGCTCGAGAGTAATCCGTTCCGGCACATTAGCCTCTCTTTCTTTACCGATCCCTGGAAACGCTCCTTCAGCCTTTTGAGGCAAAGGCCTGATTTTGCAGCCTTCCAGGCCTCCTTCATGATTTTAGGGTC
It encodes:
- a CDS encoding MFS transporter is translated as MTHHLSVSDSNQSRLAVRTRFTYLAIRALDTPLWAIYNMLLIILYKDMHATPFQLAVLVSLKPLTSIASFYFTHLMTRLRLTQTILVARFAGIALFLLFPFVESVGFILAAYGLYMAMAVGTVPAWLELMKNNLGEAEQKQTFAFGSSLGYLGGAVLPFVFAFFLDHYQYSWKWIFFGASLLSLTSTFLVLRITTTNDKVIPLESNPFRHISLSFFTDPWKRSFSLLRQRPDFAAFQASFMILGSGLMILQPAMPVYFVDELHLTYVELALALSLCKGISYAAASPFFARKLHDGGIFRFSAVVSLLAVLFPLFLMAAKWGIGFIYVSYIVYGVMQAGSELAWNMSGPLFAGQQESRPYTSLNIITVALRGALAPAIGAYLLGVFGSFWVQAIGAVVFMLASLAFSLLVKESPARQSV